One Natronomonas gomsonensis genomic window, TTCGCGTTTCGCCCGTTCGGTGTCGTCGTCGACGTTGAAGTGGAGCAGGGCGTGCGCGTACTCGTGAATCAGCGTCCGCGCAAGGTCGGCCTCGTTCTCCCGATCACGTACCTCGACGAGCGGCTGAACGTCGACGAGACTCAGCTGCTCGCAGATGCCCTTCGTCTCGCCGTGGGTCCACTCCTCGGCTGGAACGATCCGCACCGTCACGCCGAGGTCGTCAGCGGCGCCAGTCAACTGTTCGACGAGGTCGCCGGCGTCGCCGGTCGCTTCTGTGTCCAGGTCGGGAAGCGGCTCACCTTCCGTCTGGGAGACGTCGAACACCGGCGCGGGCTTGAACCCCACTAGGCCCTCGGACCACTCCTCGGGGGGCGTCTCGTCGTACTCACAGTCACTGTCCTCGTGGTAGCTCGGCGAGTTCTCGCACTCCGGGCACTGCTTGGTGATGATCGGCGCCCAGATCCAGATGGCCGACTCACCCTCCTTGACGTGGCGGTCGAACTCCTCCTGCCACGTCCGGTAGCCAGCCACCCGGCTCGCCTCGGGACACTGTCGCTTGATGAGGAGCGTGTTCCGGTAGGAGTAGTCG contains:
- a CDS encoding ArdC-like ssDNA-binding domain-containing protein, with product MSTTRDSSVSFDQTDTRSDEMNSTIEQWIDDLVAGVDDAQASAEFQEWLDVQSRFHDYSYRNTLLIKRQCPEASRVAGYRTWQEEFDRHVKEGESAIWIWAPIITKQCPECENSPSYHEDSDCEYDETPPEEWSEGLVGFKPAPVFDVSQTEGEPLPDLDTEATGDAGDLVEQLTGAADDLGVTVRIVPAEEWTHGETKGICEQLSLVDVQPLVEVRDRENEADLARTLIHEYAHALLHFNVDDDTERAKREVEAEAVAYVVGRYCGLDTSGSAFYLAAWESDNLEVVRERLGRISSTAEELIDVLED